In the genome of Streptomyces racemochromogenes, one region contains:
- a CDS encoding DUF6233 domain-containing protein has translation MSHRRAAAPAARGRPRPRPRTPRARTSTSTRWAWLLDDRTHGQPTTVHAEGCPKATDRAHPLRTTQALYVLARPSTTATACTVCDAAEAQMPILTHGQEDDVPRPRRLTTGQCLSGAALSGPRRPGRRRLHRPRPQAVSGCSGLWR, from the coding sequence GTGAGTCACCGCCGAGCAGCTGCGCCCGCTGCGCGGGGTCGACCTCGGCCGCGTCCCCGCACACCCCGTGCCCGTACCTCGACGTCGACCCGGTGGGCGTGGCTGCTCGACGACCGCACCCACGGACAGCCGACCACCGTCCACGCCGAGGGCTGCCCCAAGGCCACCGACCGCGCGCATCCGCTGCGCACCACGCAGGCACTCTATGTACTCGCGCGGCCCAGCACGACGGCCACGGCCTGCACCGTGTGCGACGCCGCCGAGGCGCAGATGCCGATCCTCACGCACGGCCAGGAGGACGACGTGCCCCGCCCCCGGCGACTGACCACAGGGCAATGCCTGTCGGGTGCAGCCCTGTCCGGGCCTCGGCGTCCCGGGCGGCGACGTCTACACCGCCCCAGGCCTCAGGCCGTGAGTGGTTGCTCGGGGCTGTGGCGTTGA
- a CDS encoding STAS domain-containing protein — MTIEWRYTTRQDLGVLSLAGYLGAEATDRFTGAIGWALARGAGPVILDLTGLLGWSAGGQIAVAQAARRLGESGRRLELAAIPADGSLVPDATCPPVPVHCDLAAALAAHGARGTVRQWATDDWPAEQSPEASALI, encoded by the coding sequence ATGACGATTGAATGGCGCTACACCACCCGTCAGGACCTGGGCGTGCTGTCCTTGGCCGGGTATCTCGGCGCGGAGGCCACAGACCGGTTCACCGGAGCGATCGGCTGGGCGCTCGCCCGGGGCGCCGGACCGGTCATCCTCGATCTGACCGGCCTGCTGGGCTGGTCGGCCGGCGGGCAGATCGCCGTCGCCCAGGCCGCCCGCCGTCTCGGCGAGAGCGGGCGCCGACTGGAGCTCGCCGCGATCCCCGCCGACGGCTCGCTCGTCCCCGATGCGACCTGCCCGCCCGTGCCCGTCCACTGCGACCTCGCCGCCGCTCTGGCCGCCCACGGAGCACGCGGGACGGTCAGGCAGTGGGCCACCGATGACTGGCCCGCCGAGCAGTCGCCCGAGGCATCCGCCCTCATCTGA
- a CDS encoding DUF6126 family protein, producing MTDNLPEKDTGAEHEKWKEKGVAMRAFFYIFGTHVFAGFIWLLFYLGQHAQK from the coding sequence ATGACGGACAACCTGCCCGAGAAGGACACAGGTGCGGAGCACGAGAAGTGGAAGGAGAAGGGCGTCGCGATGCGGGCCTTCTTCTACATTTTCGGCACGCACGTGTTCGCCGGGTTCATCTGGCTGCTGTTCTACCTGGGGCAGCACGCCCAGAAGTGA
- a CDS encoding ArsR/SmtB family transcription factor: MSTPLYQLKAEFFKTLGHPVRIRVLELLAVREHAVAEMLPEVGVEAASLSQQLAVLRKANLVVTRREGSNVYYSLTHPQIAELLRVARGILSGVLEGQAELLADLKAGRHA; the protein is encoded by the coding sequence GTGAGCACGCCGCTGTACCAGCTGAAGGCGGAGTTCTTCAAAACGCTGGGGCACCCGGTCCGCATCCGCGTCTTGGAGCTCCTGGCCGTACGCGAGCACGCGGTCGCCGAGATGCTGCCCGAGGTCGGGGTGGAGGCCGCTAGCCTCTCCCAGCAGCTGGCCGTCCTGCGCAAGGCCAACCTGGTGGTCACCCGCCGCGAAGGCTCGAACGTCTACTACAGCCTGACCCATCCCCAGATCGCCGAGCTCCTGCGGGTCGCCCGCGGCATCCTCTCCGGCGTTCTGGAAGGCCAGGCGGAACTCCTGGCCGACCTCAAGGCCGGCCGCCACGCCTGA